One genomic window of Candidatus Nitrospira inopinata includes the following:
- a CDS encoding GTP-binding protein → MDEATAAAARAASKPDEHFNIVIVGHVDHGKSTLVGRLYADTGSLPEGKLEKVQAICRQQGKEFEYAFLFDAFLEEQEQGITIDTARTFFIWKGRQYIIIDAPGHKEFLKNMISGAARAEAALLVIDALEGVKEQSKKHGYLLSLLGVRQFAVVVNKMDLVGYRQDVFDGIEKEYREFLGQFGAIPERIIPVSAKLGDNIADRSRAMPWYGGPTVLDTLSLFKKETASADQPLRFPVQDVYKFDARRIIAGRITAGRLKVGDQLIFSPSNKRANVKSIEAFNVEPLPMSAEAGQSIGVTLDEQIFVERGEIAAHPSGLPHVSTSFKANLFWLGKRPLERGRKYVLRVATKEVECEVAALHRIIDTTDLNQQQDAAVVSRNQVAELTLRTKTPIAFDVSSSFEATGRFVLVDEYDIAGGGIVTEMVPDDQESLREEARRRDFAWVKGEVGVEDRAKHYGHRSAVVLFTGGRHAGKSLLARKLEGRLIADGRHAYLLDGENLRRGLDADLSEEEKSQTAEMARRYGEVARLLIDTGLIVVSTTNPFGLAYREASQAIRTLVHPAPVIAVHVSKTAEEPPPNTDVILNGPVDLDVAIKQVMDALKQRGVLDETLGAKPTFQYSI, encoded by the coding sequence ATGGACGAGGCGACGGCAGCGGCGGCGCGAGCCGCTTCGAAACCGGACGAACATTTCAACATCGTCATTGTCGGTCACGTGGACCACGGAAAGTCCACGCTCGTGGGACGGCTCTATGCGGATACCGGGTCGTTGCCGGAGGGCAAATTGGAGAAGGTGCAGGCGATCTGCCGCCAGCAGGGGAAAGAATTCGAGTACGCGTTCCTGTTCGATGCGTTCTTGGAGGAGCAGGAGCAGGGCATCACGATCGATACGGCGCGGACGTTTTTTATTTGGAAGGGACGGCAGTACATCATCATCGACGCGCCGGGCCACAAGGAATTCCTTAAAAACATGATCTCCGGCGCGGCCAGGGCCGAGGCGGCGCTCCTCGTGATCGACGCCCTCGAGGGGGTCAAAGAGCAGTCCAAAAAACACGGGTATTTGCTGTCTCTGCTCGGGGTTCGCCAGTTCGCGGTCGTCGTCAACAAGATGGACCTGGTCGGCTATCGGCAGGACGTCTTCGACGGCATTGAGAAAGAGTATCGGGAGTTTCTCGGGCAGTTCGGCGCGATCCCCGAACGGATTATTCCCGTGAGCGCCAAGCTCGGCGACAACATTGCCGACCGCAGCCGGGCCATGCCGTGGTACGGGGGACCGACCGTCCTGGACACCCTCAGCCTCTTTAAAAAAGAAACGGCCTCGGCCGATCAGCCTCTGCGATTTCCCGTTCAGGACGTGTACAAGTTTGATGCGCGTCGCATCATCGCGGGCCGCATCACGGCCGGCCGTCTGAAAGTCGGCGACCAACTGATCTTCTCTCCTTCGAACAAGCGGGCCAACGTCAAATCGATCGAAGCGTTCAACGTCGAGCCCCTTCCGATGAGCGCCGAGGCGGGCCAATCCATCGGCGTGACCCTCGATGAGCAGATCTTCGTGGAGCGGGGGGAAATCGCCGCCCATCCAAGCGGCCTGCCCCACGTCTCAACGTCGTTCAAGGCCAACCTGTTTTGGCTGGGCAAGCGACCGCTGGAGCGGGGACGAAAGTACGTGTTGCGGGTCGCCACCAAGGAGGTCGAGTGCGAAGTGGCGGCGCTTCACCGCATCATCGACACGACGGACCTGAACCAGCAACAGGACGCGGCGGTGGTGAGTCGGAATCAAGTCGCCGAGCTGACCCTCCGGACCAAGACCCCGATCGCGTTCGATGTGTCTTCGTCGTTCGAAGCGACCGGTCGATTCGTGTTGGTGGACGAGTACGACATCGCGGGCGGCGGCATCGTGACGGAAATGGTGCCGGACGATCAGGAATCGTTGCGGGAAGAGGCGCGCCGGCGAGACTTCGCGTGGGTGAAGGGCGAAGTCGGCGTTGAAGACCGCGCGAAGCACTACGGCCACCGGTCCGCGGTGGTGCTCTTTACCGGCGGGCGGCATGCCGGGAAGTCGCTGTTGGCGAGAAAATTGGAAGGGCGACTCATTGCCGACGGGCGTCATGCGTATCTGTTGGACGGCGAAAATTTGCGGCGGGGGCTCGACGCCGATTTGAGCGAAGAAGAAAAGAGTCAAACGGCGGAAATGGCTCGTCGATACGGAGAAGTGGCGCGACTGTTGATCGATACGGGCTTGATCGTGGTGTCCACCACGAATCCCTTCGGTTTGGCCTATCGAGAAGCGTCGCAAGCGATCAGAACGCTCGTGCATCCCGCGCCGGTCATCGCCGTGCACGTGAGCAAAACCGCCGAAGAGCCTCCGCCCAACACCGACGTGATTTTGAACGGACCGGTGGATCTCGACGTGGCGATCAAGCAAGTGATGGACGCGCTCAAGCAGCGAGGCGTGTTGGATGAGACCCTGGGAGCCAAGCCGACCTTTCAATATTCCATTTAA
- a CDS encoding HDOD domain-containing protein → MPSAEELVRSCASIPTLPEIYVHARNAVDDPGSTGDHLADVIKRDPALAAELLRVANDPRHGFPQQIDTIESAVHLIGPQAAADAVGAATVGRTFSGMPAYLMDIAKFWRKSLLCALLAGKIAESSGLDHGERSYTAGLFRDIGHLILYQTVPQRAQSALIEAGYLETSLADVEQSNTGCDFAEVGGEFLRSLGLPLQLERAVRWQLNPSKAGDFALQASIVHLAGAIADHEEPVETAHRPDWLSLHPDAVAATKFVPASIPTLLTEAQTDLQRVLRLVSPLAKAA, encoded by the coding sequence ATGCCGTCGGCTGAAGAACTGGTACGGTCCTGTGCGTCTATTCCGACGTTGCCGGAAATTTACGTTCACGCGCGAAACGCCGTGGACGACCCTGGTTCGACCGGTGACCACCTCGCCGACGTCATCAAGCGAGACCCGGCCCTCGCAGCCGAACTGCTTCGCGTCGCCAATGATCCCCGTCATGGGTTTCCTCAACAGATCGATACCATCGAGAGCGCCGTCCATCTCATCGGCCCACAAGCGGCGGCGGACGCGGTCGGCGCCGCCACGGTCGGACGGACGTTTTCGGGAATGCCGGCTTACCTGATGGATATCGCCAAATTCTGGCGCAAGAGTCTGCTCTGCGCTCTGCTTGCCGGGAAGATCGCCGAGTCGAGCGGCCTCGACCACGGCGAGCGTTCTTACACGGCGGGCTTGTTCCGTGACATCGGCCATCTGATCCTTTACCAAACCGTCCCCCAACGGGCCCAGTCTGCCTTGATCGAAGCGGGCTATTTGGAAACTTCCTTGGCCGACGTGGAACAGTCCAACACCGGATGTGACTTTGCCGAGGTGGGCGGCGAATTCTTGCGGTCCCTGGGCCTGCCGCTTCAGCTTGAACGCGCGGTCCGCTGGCAACTCAACCCAAGTAAAGCCGGCGACTTCGCCCTCCAGGCTTCCATCGTTCATCTGGCCGGCGCGATCGCCGATCATGAGGAGCCGGTTGAAACGGCCCACCGCCCCGACTGGTTATCCCTTCACCCTGACGCCGTCGCAGCCACCAAGTTTGTACCCGCCTCCATCCCGACCTTGCTCACGGAAGCGCAAACCGACCTGCAACGGGTCTTGCGCCTCGTCTCGCCCCTCGCCAAAGCCGCCTAA
- a CDS encoding PCP reductase family protein: MKFVCLTCETYMALEKVEKPEEGSLGVFFGCPSCNAKFSMVTNAGETTMMNALGLKLSARAEATDPTLVSLADKVQKAKSAVAAAPAKTGEKTTGGCPFSAMVAEMGLTSSGKPANGGSSEFTWTPDAREKLDRLPAFVKPMVQSSVEAYARKQGFKTITLQVMDDSKNDSPNGLAWSREAEQRLENIPDFIRPMARKEIERVARERGLQTVTAQVMDEAKEKFLKFM; encoded by the coding sequence ATGAAATTCGTTTGTCTCACCTGTGAAACGTACATGGCCCTCGAGAAGGTTGAAAAACCCGAAGAAGGGTCGTTGGGCGTCTTCTTCGGCTGTCCTTCCTGCAACGCCAAGTTCTCGATGGTGACCAATGCGGGCGAGACCACCATGATGAACGCGTTGGGGCTTAAACTGAGCGCGCGCGCGGAGGCGACGGACCCTACACTGGTGTCCTTGGCGGACAAGGTGCAGAAGGCCAAGTCCGCGGTCGCGGCGGCTCCTGCAAAAACGGGGGAAAAAACGACCGGCGGTTGCCCGTTTTCGGCCATGGTCGCGGAGATGGGCTTGACAAGTTCGGGCAAGCCGGCCAACGGCGGGTCGTCCGAATTCACCTGGACTCCGGACGCCAGGGAAAAGCTTGATCGCCTGCCCGCCTTCGTCAAACCGATGGTGCAGAGCAGCGTGGAAGCCTATGCCCGCAAACAGGGCTTCAAGACCATCACACTTCAAGTGATGGACGATTCAAAAAACGACTCGCCGAACGGCCTTGCCTGGTCGCGCGAGGCCGAGCAGCGGTTGGAGAACATTCCGGACTTCATCCGCCCCATGGCCCGCAAGGAGATCGAACGGGTGGCCAGAGAACGGGGTTTGCAGACGGTAACGGCCCAGGTCATGGATGAAGCCAAGGAGAAGTTTCTGAAGTTCATGTAA
- a CDS encoding YebC/PmpR family DNA-binding transcriptional regulator, with protein MGGHSHWATIKRHKSAQDAKRGKIFTRLIRELTIAARSGGDPDGNPRLRLAISKAKDANMPGDTIKKAIQRGTGELPGVSYEEFTLEGYGPGGTALLLEITSDNRNRTVAEVRSLLTKNNGTMAEAGAVSWQFHKKGLLTVEKGKVDEDTLLSVALDAGADDVKIGEKMFEVITAPHDFEAVKKALADAKIETALAEITYIPQSTVRLDEKPAEQMLKLMEILDEHDDVQKVHANFDIPDEVMEKVAVAAG; from the coding sequence ATGGGCGGCCATAGTCATTGGGCGACCATCAAGCGGCACAAATCGGCGCAGGATGCCAAGCGCGGAAAGATCTTCACGCGGCTCATCCGAGAATTGACCATTGCGGCTCGGTCCGGCGGTGACCCGGACGGGAATCCGCGCCTTCGTCTGGCCATCTCCAAGGCCAAAGACGCCAATATGCCGGGCGATACGATCAAGAAAGCCATCCAGCGGGGGACGGGGGAACTGCCAGGAGTGTCGTACGAAGAATTCACCCTTGAAGGATACGGCCCCGGGGGCACCGCGCTGCTCCTTGAAATTACGAGTGATAATCGCAATCGCACGGTCGCGGAAGTGCGCAGTCTCTTGACCAAAAATAATGGGACCATGGCGGAGGCCGGAGCGGTGTCATGGCAGTTTCACAAGAAGGGACTTCTGACGGTTGAGAAAGGGAAAGTGGACGAAGATACGCTGCTGTCCGTGGCCCTCGATGCCGGCGCGGACGACGTCAAAATCGGAGAGAAGATGTTCGAGGTCATCACGGCGCCCCATGATTTTGAAGCCGTGAAGAAGGCCTTGGCCGACGCGAAGATCGAAACCGCCCTCGCGGAGATCACCTATATTCCCCAAAGCACGGTCCGTCTCGATGAAAAACCCGCTGAACAAATGCTCAAGTTGATGGAAATCCTTGATGAGCATGACGACGTTCAGAAGGTTCACGCCAATTTTGACATCCCCGACGAGGTGATGGAAAAGGTTGCCGTCGCGGCCGGGTAG
- the ruvA gene encoding Holliday junction branch migration protein RuvA produces the protein MIAFLTGKLIFKAPTHLTLDVQGVGYEVHIPLSTYYALPNLNETVALNVHTHLREDAIQLFGFLSPREKDSFLLLTTVTGIGPKLALNVLSSMPITDLLCAIRTEDVEKLATIPGIGKKSAGRIALELKDKVGKVESASGETPAPQTAETGGFFDDALSALVNLGYRPHDVKEALRRVTKTSAGPLPLTNLIREGLKELARG, from the coding sequence ATGATCGCCTTTCTCACGGGAAAGCTCATCTTCAAGGCGCCGACCCATTTAACGCTGGACGTTCAAGGGGTCGGCTATGAAGTCCATATTCCCCTGAGCACCTATTACGCGCTTCCGAATCTCAACGAAACGGTCGCGCTGAACGTCCATACCCACTTGCGGGAGGATGCCATTCAACTGTTCGGCTTCCTCTCGCCGCGAGAAAAAGACTCGTTTCTCTTGCTGACGACGGTGACGGGCATCGGTCCCAAGCTGGCGTTGAACGTTCTGTCAAGTATGCCGATTACCGATCTCCTCTGCGCGATCAGGACCGAAGACGTCGAGAAACTGGCGACCATCCCCGGCATCGGGAAAAAGTCCGCGGGCCGTATTGCGCTGGAACTCAAGGACAAGGTCGGCAAGGTCGAATCGGCTTCCGGTGAGACGCCGGCGCCGCAGACGGCGGAGACCGGCGGTTTCTTTGACGACGCCCTGTCCGCTTTGGTGAACCTGGGCTACCGCCCGCACGACGTGAAGGAAGCGTTGAGGCGGGTGACAAAGACTTCGGCGGGCCCTCTGCCGTTGACCAATCTCATTCGTGAAGGCCTTAAAGAGCTTGCGAGGGGGTGA
- the ruvB gene encoding Holliday junction branch migration DNA helicase RuvB — translation MAERIVTDRAMDEERGIEQALRPQALNEYVGQDKMKESLRVCIEAAKRRGEPLDHAIFYGPPGLGKTTIAHIIANEMGASLRSTSGLVLAHAGDLAAILTNLQEHDVLFIDEIHRLPASVEEALYPAMEDYQLDLVIGQGPGTRTVKLDLPRFTLVGATTRAGALTSPLRDRFGLVYRLEFYSPAELETIVTRSAGVLGIGIDRDGAAEIAARARGTPRIANRLVKRIRDYAQVKADGHITKSVAREGLAWVGIDEAGFDDMDRKILLTIIDKFNGGPVGVESLAAALQEDKGTIEDVYEPYLIQAGFLDRTGRGRQATRKTFEHFNRSVNRLL, via the coding sequence ATGGCCGAACGGATCGTGACCGATCGAGCGATGGACGAAGAGCGGGGGATCGAACAGGCCCTCCGTCCTCAGGCGCTGAACGAATACGTCGGGCAAGACAAGATGAAGGAGTCGTTGCGCGTCTGTATCGAGGCGGCCAAACGGCGGGGAGAACCTCTCGATCATGCGATTTTCTATGGCCCGCCGGGATTGGGGAAGACCACGATCGCCCACATCATCGCCAATGAAATGGGCGCGTCGTTACGGTCAACGTCCGGGTTGGTGTTGGCCCACGCGGGAGATCTGGCGGCGATTCTCACCAACCTGCAAGAGCACGACGTCCTCTTCATCGATGAGATCCATCGGTTGCCGGCCTCCGTTGAAGAAGCCCTCTATCCCGCGATGGAGGATTATCAACTTGATCTGGTGATCGGTCAGGGGCCGGGAACGAGGACGGTCAAGCTCGATCTGCCGCGCTTTACCCTCGTGGGAGCGACGACGAGGGCGGGGGCGTTGACGTCGCCTCTCCGGGACCGGTTCGGCCTTGTGTACCGGCTCGAATTTTATTCCCCGGCCGAGTTGGAGACCATTGTGACCCGCTCGGCCGGTGTGTTGGGAATTGGGATCGATCGAGACGGAGCGGCGGAAATCGCCGCCCGTGCGCGCGGGACGCCGCGCATCGCCAATCGGCTCGTCAAACGGATTAGGGACTATGCGCAGGTCAAGGCGGACGGCCATATTACCAAATCGGTGGCCCGCGAAGGGCTGGCGTGGGTCGGGATCGACGAAGCCGGATTTGACGATATGGACCGGAAGATTCTCTTGACGATCATCGACAAGTTCAACGGCGGACCGGTCGGGGTCGAGTCCCTGGCGGCGGCGCTCCAAGAAGACAAAGGGACCATCGAAGACGTGTATGAGCCCTATTTGATTCAGGCCGGTTTTCTTGATCGGACCGGTCGAGGCCGCCAGGCCACCAGGAAGACCTTCGAACATTTCAACCGCTCGGTAAACCGGCTTCTTTAG
- the pheA gene encoding prephenate dehydratase — MPKDLLDYRNEIDRIDDEIIRLLNERSKHVIEIGRLKKEKDANANLHTQGRETAIIERLTKQNTGPFPTEAIRSVYREIMSASLSLEGPQTVAYLGPRATFTHMACMQKFGSSAQYVPVHSIKDVFNEVERGRAHFGVVPIENTTEGVVNHTLDMFIDSNLLIYGEILQEVTHYLLSKSTLLEEVKKIYSHPHAIAQCRNWLETHLPHVPAVEVASTARAAELCIDEPSSAAIASELAGQLYRLNVIRARIEDNVNNVTRFLVLSQKPSERTGRDKTSLMLSIKDKVGALYELLRPFASHGINMTKIESRPSQRKAWEYIFFVDVEGHITEDRVSRAVEEVKGRCLFMKILGSYPIYS; from the coding sequence ATGCCCAAAGACTTGCTCGATTACCGCAATGAAATCGATCGGATCGATGACGAGATCATCCGTCTTCTCAATGAGCGATCCAAGCACGTGATCGAGATCGGGCGACTCAAGAAGGAGAAGGATGCGAACGCCAATCTCCATACACAGGGCCGGGAAACGGCCATTATCGAACGACTCACCAAACAAAACACGGGGCCGTTCCCAACCGAGGCGATTCGGTCGGTCTATCGGGAGATCATGTCGGCGTCGTTGTCTCTGGAGGGGCCTCAAACGGTGGCCTACCTCGGCCCCAGGGCGACGTTCACCCACATGGCCTGCATGCAGAAGTTCGGTTCATCGGCCCAGTACGTTCCGGTGCACAGTATCAAGGACGTGTTCAATGAAGTCGAACGGGGACGGGCCCATTTCGGCGTCGTGCCGATCGAGAATACGACGGAAGGCGTGGTCAACCACACGCTGGACATGTTCATTGACTCGAATTTGCTGATCTACGGCGAGATCCTCCAAGAAGTCACCCATTATTTGCTGTCGAAATCCACTCTCCTTGAAGAGGTGAAGAAAATTTATTCTCATCCGCACGCCATCGCCCAATGCCGCAATTGGCTGGAGACCCATCTGCCGCACGTTCCGGCCGTGGAGGTGGCCAGTACGGCGCGGGCGGCCGAGCTCTGCATCGATGAGCCGTCGTCCGCCGCGATCGCATCGGAATTGGCCGGACAATTGTACAGGTTGAACGTCATCCGGGCCCGTATCGAAGACAACGTCAACAATGTGACCCGCTTTCTGGTGTTGTCTCAAAAACCGTCCGAGCGGACGGGACGAGACAAGACGTCGCTGATGCTGTCGATTAAAGACAAAGTCGGGGCCCTCTACGAGCTTCTGCGCCCGTTCGCCTCTCATGGGATCAATATGACGAAAATCGAATCGCGGCCTTCACAGCGCAAAGCCTGGGAGTACATTTTCTTCGTCGACGTTGAAGGACATATTACGGAAGATCGGGTCAGCAGGGCGGTCGAGGAAGTCAAAGGACGCTGTTTGTTCATGAAAATTCTCGGCTCCTATCCGATCTACAGTTGA
- the hisC gene encoding histidinol-phosphate transaminase: protein MALYIHPDIRSLTPYVPGKPIEELQRELGLDRVIKLASNENPIGPSSRALAALAGATDNLHRYPDGGGHRLRQVLAERWKVSSEQIIVGNGSDELLGLLARAFLAPGDDAVMADHTFVIYRMEVTAAHGNPIVVPLTNWTHDLDAMARAVTPRTRLLFVCNPNNPTGTMVSAEEVERLMASVPNDVVVVFDEAYFEYVRDPRFPDTIAYVRDGRNAVVLRTFSKIYGLAGLRIGYGITTPEIAGILNRIRPPFNANSLAQRAAAAALGDEEHVARSRSVNAEGMAQVSQGLEALGLTPIPSQTNFLYFDVGRDGRQVFEALLREGIIVRHIEGTMLRVTIGLADENAAFLQALKRVLACET from the coding sequence ATGGCGCTTTACATTCATCCCGACATCCGATCCCTGACCCCCTATGTCCCGGGGAAACCGATCGAGGAGCTGCAGCGTGAACTCGGGCTTGACCGAGTGATCAAGCTTGCATCCAATGAAAATCCGATCGGGCCTTCTTCCAGAGCGCTGGCGGCGCTGGCGGGAGCGACCGACAACCTGCATCGCTATCCCGACGGCGGGGGACATCGACTCAGGCAAGTCCTCGCCGAACGATGGAAGGTATCGAGCGAGCAGATTATCGTGGGCAACGGGTCAGACGAGCTTCTCGGGTTGTTGGCCCGGGCGTTTCTGGCTCCCGGCGATGACGCAGTCATGGCCGACCATACCTTCGTGATCTATAGGATGGAAGTGACGGCCGCGCACGGCAATCCCATCGTCGTGCCCTTGACGAACTGGACCCACGATCTTGACGCCATGGCTAGGGCCGTGACGCCGCGAACTAGACTGCTGTTCGTCTGCAATCCCAACAATCCCACGGGGACCATGGTGTCGGCGGAGGAAGTCGAACGGCTGATGGCCTCGGTGCCGAACGATGTGGTCGTCGTGTTCGATGAGGCGTACTTCGAGTACGTTCGCGATCCACGGTTTCCCGATACGATTGCCTATGTCAGGGACGGTCGAAACGCCGTGGTGCTGAGGACCTTTTCAAAGATTTACGGGCTGGCCGGGCTGAGAATCGGGTACGGGATTACGACGCCTGAAATCGCGGGCATTCTGAATCGGATACGCCCCCCGTTCAACGCGAACAGCCTCGCCCAGCGGGCGGCCGCGGCCGCGCTTGGCGACGAAGAACACGTGGCGAGAAGTCGATCCGTCAACGCCGAGGGAATGGCGCAGGTGAGCCAAGGACTTGAGGCGCTCGGATTGACGCCGATCCCCAGCCAAACCAATTTTCTGTATTTCGACGTCGGCCGGGACGGGCGGCAGGTGTTTGAGGCCCTGCTGCGTGAAGGGATCATCGTGCGACACATCGAAGGAACGATGCTCCGCGTCACCATCGGTCTGGCCGACGAGAACGCCGCCTTCCTCCAGGCTCTGAAAAGGGTGTTGGCGTGCGAGACGTGA
- the aroF gene encoding 3-deoxy-7-phosphoheptulonate synthase, which translates to MIIVLKPDASESQVDHIIDRLRDLGLKSQISTGQERTIIGVIGDDRILHNQPLTALPGVESVLPILAPWKLVSREFKKESTIIDVNGVKIGGKKIAIMAGPCAVERLELTVGIAHEVKAAGASILRGGAYKPRTSPYSFQGLGREGLDYLVEARKQTGLPVVSEILDTRDIELFLEKADIIQIGARNMQNFELLKEVGAYDKPVLLKRGLSATIKEFLLSAEYIMSRGNQNVMLCERGIRTFETQYRNTLDIAAIPTLKELSHLPVIVDPSHATGKWDLVAPMSRAAIAAGADGLLIEVHSNPERALCDGEESIKPSKFKALMRDLENIAKVVGREL; encoded by the coding sequence ATGATTATCGTCTTGAAGCCTGATGCGTCTGAAAGCCAGGTGGATCACATCATCGATCGGCTGCGGGATCTGGGATTGAAATCGCAGATCTCCACCGGCCAGGAACGTACGATCATCGGCGTCATCGGCGACGATCGCATTTTGCACAATCAACCGCTGACGGCCCTGCCCGGCGTCGAAAGCGTACTGCCTATTCTGGCCCCTTGGAAGCTCGTGAGCCGCGAGTTCAAGAAAGAATCGACGATCATCGACGTCAACGGCGTCAAGATCGGCGGCAAGAAGATCGCGATTATGGCCGGCCCTTGCGCCGTAGAGCGGCTCGAGCTGACGGTGGGCATCGCCCATGAAGTGAAGGCGGCCGGCGCCTCGATTCTGAGAGGAGGCGCCTATAAGCCAAGGACCTCTCCCTATTCGTTTCAGGGCTTGGGGCGGGAAGGACTCGATTATTTGGTGGAGGCCAGAAAACAGACCGGTCTTCCCGTCGTCAGCGAAATTCTGGATACGAGAGACATCGAGCTGTTTCTTGAGAAGGCGGACATCATTCAGATCGGGGCGCGAAACATGCAGAACTTCGAGCTGCTGAAGGAGGTCGGCGCCTACGACAAACCGGTGCTTCTCAAGCGCGGCCTGTCGGCGACCATTAAGGAATTTCTCTTGTCCGCGGAGTACATCATGTCTCGGGGCAACCAAAACGTCATGCTCTGCGAGCGGGGCATCCGCACGTTCGAGACGCAATATCGCAACACCCTCGATATCGCCGCGATTCCCACGCTGAAAGAATTGTCGCATCTGCCGGTGATCGTGGACCCCAGCCACGCCACGGGCAAGTGGGATTTGGTGGCTCCCATGTCGAGGGCCGCGATCGCGGCTGGCGCCGACGGACTGCTCATCGAGGTGCATTCCAATCCCGAGCGCGCCTTGTGCGACGGGGAAGAATCGATCAAGCCCTCGAAGTTCAAGGCGCTGATGCGCGACCTGGAGAACATCGCCAAGGTCGTGGGGAGGGAGTTGTAG
- a CDS encoding prephenate dehydrogenase: MAVHFKQAAIVGVGLIGGSLGMVLRGKALADHVVGIGRREENLKTAVEMGAIDRYVSDPKDGVRGSDLVILATPVDTYERHLKEWAHCLEPGTIVSDVGSVKGSLVERSEAVMPPGVHFVGAHPIAGKEKTGVAEGSAHLFKGARCIVTPTKKTDPQALERIKRLWEETGSILLTMDPHLHDQILGAVSHLPHAAAFALMIALADMRDHRLSSLDLARHSGGGLRDTTRIAASSPEMWRDIFVWNRDNVVPLIDMYQRALDELKRLIAAGDAAGIERIIERAKREREKLNDPVAVAT, encoded by the coding sequence ATGGCGGTTCATTTCAAGCAGGCGGCAATCGTCGGAGTGGGATTGATCGGCGGCTCGCTCGGAATGGTGCTGCGCGGCAAAGCCTTGGCCGATCACGTCGTGGGCATAGGCCGTCGCGAGGAAAACCTCAAAACCGCCGTTGAAATGGGAGCGATCGACCGGTACGTGTCGGATCCAAAAGACGGCGTGCGAGGATCGGATCTGGTGATTTTGGCCACGCCGGTCGATACCTACGAGCGACATCTCAAGGAATGGGCCCATTGTCTGGAGCCGGGAACGATCGTGAGCGACGTGGGGAGCGTCAAAGGTTCGTTGGTCGAGCGGTCCGAGGCGGTCATGCCCCCGGGCGTGCATTTCGTGGGCGCCCATCCGATCGCCGGAAAGGAAAAAACGGGGGTGGCCGAGGGATCGGCCCATTTGTTTAAAGGGGCGCGGTGCATCGTGACACCCACGAAGAAGACCGATCCGCAGGCCTTGGAGCGGATCAAACGGCTGTGGGAGGAAACCGGATCGATTCTGCTGACGATGGACCCTCACCTGCACGATCAAATTCTCGGGGCGGTCAGTCACCTCCCCCATGCCGCCGCGTTCGCCCTGATGATTGCGTTGGCCGACATGCGCGATCATCGGCTCTCCTCGTTGGATTTGGCCCGTCATTCCGGGGGCGGTTTGCGGGATACCACGAGAATTGCGGCCAGCTCTCCTGAAATGTGGCGAGACATTTTTGTATGGAATCGGGACAACGTGGTGCCGTTGATCGACATGTACCAGCGGGCACTGGACGAGCTCAAGCGCCTGATTGCGGCGGGCGACGCCGCCGGCATCGAACGAATAATCGAGCGCGCCAAGCGCGAGCGGGAAAAACTGAACGACCCCGTTGCCGTTGCAACGTAA